The proteins below are encoded in one region of Belonocnema kinseyi isolate 2016_QV_RU_SX_M_011 chromosome 3, B_treatae_v1, whole genome shotgun sequence:
- the LOC117170364 gene encoding neprilysin-2-like isoform X1 — protein MTNSMKQTVIKNPTWWRRRSALERGLTIATVTVTLAAIALAVIVGVLSSNTENCNAPNIVPSKMEMLPASIEALRSKNPPTETNGVNSKSDAKDICLTPGCIHTASKILDNIDPAVEPCDDFYKFACGKFLKSTVIPDDQTTVTTFSVISDRLQEQLRISIEEEIKPDEPKPFKLAKNLYKSCMNKTTIDAKGLSPALDILKQLGGWPVIEGEKWLEEDFEWKESVYKFRKVGFSVDYFFDFSVGVDLKNSTRRVLDIDQASIGLSREYLVKGFSDKIVSAYYSYMVDIAVILGAERTRAETELKESLEFEMKLANISLPNEKRRNGTALYNPMTVKELTGNYTSIPWKEYFNNILKPNVEVGDDELVIVNVPSYFKEFETLMKETPKRVQANYVMWRAAGATVSYLTDDIRRRQLKYSTEVSGKAEREARWKECIDVTSGSLGLSVGALYVRKYFNEESKKSAVEMVTDIRREFKKILKQVEWMDEKTRQSALEKADSMSTHIAYPDELLDDKKLEEFYEKLQITQGDYLQTVLNLTLFGTEYSFSKLRKPVNKSDWVSHGRPAIVNAFYSSIENSIQFPAGILQGAFFNNDRPRYMNYGAIGFVIGHEITHGFDDQGRQFDKEGNLVEWWEPATKIKYLEKAKCIIEQYGNYTAEEVGLNLNGVNTQGENIADNGGIKESYLAYQEWVKRNGPEPKLPGLDYTPSQLFWISAAQTWCSKYRPETLKLRITTGVHSPGEFRVQGPFSNRPEFSKDFKCSVGNTMNPENKCSVW, from the exons aaATCCAACTTGGTGGAGGAGGCGATCAGCTTTGGAACGTGGCCTAACGATAGCAACAGTAACTGTTACACTAGCAGCAATTGCTTTAGCAGTAATTGTAGGTGTCTTGTCGTCAAATACTGAAAACTGCAATGCCCCAAACA TAGTTCCATCAAAAATGGAGATGCTACCAGCTTCAATAGAAGCTCTAAGAAGTAAAAACCCACCAACAGAAACTAATGGCGTAAATTCAAAATCAGATGCTAAGGACATATGCTTAACACCTGGATGCATTCACACAG CTTCGAAGATTCTGGACAACATTGATCCTGCTGTAGAACCCTGTGACGACTTTTATAAATTTGCCTGTGGCAAATTTTTAAAGTCCACGGTTATTCCTGATGATCAGACTACTGTTACCACCTTCAGCGTCATCAGCGATAGACTTCAGGAGCAGTTGAGGATTAGCATCGAAGAGGAAATTAAGCCGGATGAACCAAAACCATTCAAGCTTGCAAAGAACTTATACAAGTCATGCATGAACAAAA CTACCATTGATGCCAAGGGTTTGAGCCCAGCTTTAGACATTTTGAAGCAATTGGGAGGTTGGCCCGTCATCGAAGGTGAGAAGTGGCTAGAAGAAGACTTTGAATGGAAAGAATCAGTCTACAAATTCAGAAAAGTAGGATTCTCAGTCGATTACTTCTTTGACTTCAGTGTCGGGGTAGATTTAAAGAACAGTACAAGACGAGTACTTGAT ATTGACCAAGCATCTATTGGCTTGTCTCGTGAATATCTAGTGAAAGGTTTCAGTGACAAGATCGTCAGTGCCTACTATAGTTACATGGTCGATATTGCCGTTATTCTTGGTGCTGAACGAACAAGAGCCGAAACTGAATTAAAGGAATCACTCGAATTCGAAATGAAACTTGCCAAT atctcTCTTCCAAATGAAAAACGTCGCAACGGAACTGCTCTCTACAATCCGATGACTGTGAAAGAACTCACAGGGAATTATACGTCTATTCCTTGGAAGGAATACTTCAACAATATTCTCAAACCCAACGTAGAGGTTGGCGATGATGAATTGGTCATAGTGAACGTGCCTTCCTACTTTAAGGAATTCGAAACACTGATGAAGGAAACTCCCAAGAGGGTCCAGGCAAATTATGTCATGTGGAGAGCTGCTGGAGCCACAGTCAGTTATCTAACTGATGATATTCGTAGGAGACAATTGAAGTACTCCACTGAAGTCAGTGGCAAAGCTGAAAGGGAAGCCAGATGGAAGGAGTGCATTGATGTAACCTCTGGAAGTTTAGGATTGAGCGTTGGAGCTCTCTACGTCAGGAAATATTTCAATGAGGAATCGAAGAAAAGTGCAGTCGAGATGGTGACTGACATTCGCCGAGAGTTCAAGAAAATTCTGAAGCAG GTAGAATGGATGGACGAGAAAACGCGACAGAGTGCTTTGGAAAAAGCTGATTCCATGAGCACCCATATTGCTTATCCGGATGAACTTCTTGACGACAAAAAGCTTGAAGAATTCTACGAAAAGTTGCAAATTACCCAGGGTGATTATCTTCAAACCGTTTTGAACCTCACGCTTTTCGGAACTGAATATTCCTTCAGTAAGTTACGGAAACCAGTGAACAAATCCGACTGGGTTTCTCATGGCAGACCTGCTATTGTAAATGCCTTCTATTCTTCAATTGAGAACAGTATTC agTTTCCGGCTGGAATTCTACAAGGGGCCTTCTTCAACAATGACAGACCACGATACATGAATTACGGTGCGATTGGTTTTGTTATTGGACATGAAATTACTCACGGTTTTGATGACCAAGGTCGTCAGTTTGATAAGGAAGGAAATCTCGTCGAATGGTGGGAACCAGCAACTAaaataaaataccttgaaaagGCTAAGTGTATCATTGAACAGTATGGAAATTATACTGCTGAAGAAGTTGGATTGAAT ttgaatgGTGTTAACACGCAAGGAGAAAACATTGCAGACAACGGAGGAATAAAAGAATCGTATCTCGCTTATCAAGAGTGGGTAAAACGAAATGGTCCCGAGCCAAAGTTGCCTGGACTAGATTACACTCCATCGCAACTTTTCTGGATCAGTGCAGCTCAAACGTGGTGTAGCAAATACAGGCCAGAAACACTTAAACTTCGCATCACAACTGGAGTTCACAGTCCAGGAGAATTTAGGGTCCAAGGCCCATTTTCTAACAGGCCCGAATTTTCCAAAGACTTTAAGTGCTCCGTCGGGAACACAATGAATCCTGAGAACAAGTGTTCCGTATGGTAA
- the LOC117170364 gene encoding neprilysin-2-like isoform X4, translating to MTNSMKQTVIKNPTWWRRRSALERGLTIATVTVTLAAIALAVIVGVLSSNTENCNAPNNAKDICLTPGCIHTASKILDNIDPAVEPCDDFYKFACGKFLKSTVIPDDQTTVTTFSVISDRLQEQLRISIEEEIKPDEPKPFKLAKNLYKSCMNKTTIDAKGLSPALDILKQLGGWPVIEGEKWLEEDFEWKESVYKFRKVGFSVDYFFDFSVGVDLKNSTRRVLDIDQASIGLSREYLVKGFSDKIVSAYYSYMVDIAVILGAERTRAETELKESLEFEMKLANISLPNEKRRNGTALYNPMTVKELTGNYTSIPWKEYFNNILKPNVEVGDDELVIVNVPSYFKEFETLMKETPKRVQANYVMWRAAGATVSYLTDDIRRRQLKYSTEVSGKAEREARWKECIDVTSGSLGLSVGALYVRKYFNEESKKSAVEMVTDIRREFKKILKQVEWMDEKTRQSALEKADSMSTHIAYPDELLDDKKLEEFYEKLQITQGDYLQTVLNLTLFGTEYSFSKLRKPVNKSDWVSHGRPAIVNAFYSSIENSIQFPAGILQGAFFNNDRPRYMNYGAIGFVIGHEITHGFDDQGRQFDKEGNLVEWWEPATKIKYLEKAKCIIEQYGNYTAEEVGLNLNGVNTQGENIADNGGIKESYLAYQEWVKRNGPEPKLPGLDYTPSQLFWISAAQTWCSKYRPETLKLRITTGVHSPGEFRVQGPFSNRPEFSKDFKCSVGNTMNPENKCSVW from the exons aaATCCAACTTGGTGGAGGAGGCGATCAGCTTTGGAACGTGGCCTAACGATAGCAACAGTAACTGTTACACTAGCAGCAATTGCTTTAGCAGTAATTGTAGGTGTCTTGTCGTCAAATACTGAAAACTGCAATGCCCCAAACA ATGCTAAGGACATATGCTTAACACCTGGATGCATTCACACAG CTTCGAAGATTCTGGACAACATTGATCCTGCTGTAGAACCCTGTGACGACTTTTATAAATTTGCCTGTGGCAAATTTTTAAAGTCCACGGTTATTCCTGATGATCAGACTACTGTTACCACCTTCAGCGTCATCAGCGATAGACTTCAGGAGCAGTTGAGGATTAGCATCGAAGAGGAAATTAAGCCGGATGAACCAAAACCATTCAAGCTTGCAAAGAACTTATACAAGTCATGCATGAACAAAA CTACCATTGATGCCAAGGGTTTGAGCCCAGCTTTAGACATTTTGAAGCAATTGGGAGGTTGGCCCGTCATCGAAGGTGAGAAGTGGCTAGAAGAAGACTTTGAATGGAAAGAATCAGTCTACAAATTCAGAAAAGTAGGATTCTCAGTCGATTACTTCTTTGACTTCAGTGTCGGGGTAGATTTAAAGAACAGTACAAGACGAGTACTTGAT ATTGACCAAGCATCTATTGGCTTGTCTCGTGAATATCTAGTGAAAGGTTTCAGTGACAAGATCGTCAGTGCCTACTATAGTTACATGGTCGATATTGCCGTTATTCTTGGTGCTGAACGAACAAGAGCCGAAACTGAATTAAAGGAATCACTCGAATTCGAAATGAAACTTGCCAAT atctcTCTTCCAAATGAAAAACGTCGCAACGGAACTGCTCTCTACAATCCGATGACTGTGAAAGAACTCACAGGGAATTATACGTCTATTCCTTGGAAGGAATACTTCAACAATATTCTCAAACCCAACGTAGAGGTTGGCGATGATGAATTGGTCATAGTGAACGTGCCTTCCTACTTTAAGGAATTCGAAACACTGATGAAGGAAACTCCCAAGAGGGTCCAGGCAAATTATGTCATGTGGAGAGCTGCTGGAGCCACAGTCAGTTATCTAACTGATGATATTCGTAGGAGACAATTGAAGTACTCCACTGAAGTCAGTGGCAAAGCTGAAAGGGAAGCCAGATGGAAGGAGTGCATTGATGTAACCTCTGGAAGTTTAGGATTGAGCGTTGGAGCTCTCTACGTCAGGAAATATTTCAATGAGGAATCGAAGAAAAGTGCAGTCGAGATGGTGACTGACATTCGCCGAGAGTTCAAGAAAATTCTGAAGCAG GTAGAATGGATGGACGAGAAAACGCGACAGAGTGCTTTGGAAAAAGCTGATTCCATGAGCACCCATATTGCTTATCCGGATGAACTTCTTGACGACAAAAAGCTTGAAGAATTCTACGAAAAGTTGCAAATTACCCAGGGTGATTATCTTCAAACCGTTTTGAACCTCACGCTTTTCGGAACTGAATATTCCTTCAGTAAGTTACGGAAACCAGTGAACAAATCCGACTGGGTTTCTCATGGCAGACCTGCTATTGTAAATGCCTTCTATTCTTCAATTGAGAACAGTATTC agTTTCCGGCTGGAATTCTACAAGGGGCCTTCTTCAACAATGACAGACCACGATACATGAATTACGGTGCGATTGGTTTTGTTATTGGACATGAAATTACTCACGGTTTTGATGACCAAGGTCGTCAGTTTGATAAGGAAGGAAATCTCGTCGAATGGTGGGAACCAGCAACTAaaataaaataccttgaaaagGCTAAGTGTATCATTGAACAGTATGGAAATTATACTGCTGAAGAAGTTGGATTGAAT ttgaatgGTGTTAACACGCAAGGAGAAAACATTGCAGACAACGGAGGAATAAAAGAATCGTATCTCGCTTATCAAGAGTGGGTAAAACGAAATGGTCCCGAGCCAAAGTTGCCTGGACTAGATTACACTCCATCGCAACTTTTCTGGATCAGTGCAGCTCAAACGTGGTGTAGCAAATACAGGCCAGAAACACTTAAACTTCGCATCACAACTGGAGTTCACAGTCCAGGAGAATTTAGGGTCCAAGGCCCATTTTCTAACAGGCCCGAATTTTCCAAAGACTTTAAGTGCTCCGTCGGGAACACAATGAATCCTGAGAACAAGTGTTCCGTATGGTAA
- the LOC117170364 gene encoding neprilysin-2-like isoform X3: MTNSMKQTVIKNPTWWRRRSALERGLTIATVTVTLAAIALAVIVGVLSSNTENCNAPNIPSKMEMLPASIEALRSKNPPTETNGVNSKSDAKDICLTPGCIHTASKILDNIDPAVEPCDDFYKFACGKFLKSTVIPDDQTTVTTFSVISDRLQEQLRISIEEEIKPDEPKPFKLAKNLYKSCMNKTTIDAKGLSPALDILKQLGGWPVIEGEKWLEEDFEWKESVYKFRKVGFSVDYFFDFSVGVDLKNSTRRVLDIDQASIGLSREYLVKGFSDKIVSAYYSYMVDIAVILGAERTRAETELKESLEFEMKLANISLPNEKRRNGTALYNPMTVKELTGNYTSIPWKEYFNNILKPNVEVGDDELVIVNVPSYFKEFETLMKETPKRVQANYVMWRAAGATVSYLTDDIRRRQLKYSTEVSGKAEREARWKECIDVTSGSLGLSVGALYVRKYFNEESKKSAVEMVTDIRREFKKILKQVEWMDEKTRQSALEKADSMSTHIAYPDELLDDKKLEEFYEKLQITQGDYLQTVLNLTLFGTEYSFSKLRKPVNKSDWVSHGRPAIVNAFYSSIENSIQFPAGILQGAFFNNDRPRYMNYGAIGFVIGHEITHGFDDQGRQFDKEGNLVEWWEPATKIKYLEKAKCIIEQYGNYTAEEVGLNLNGVNTQGENIADNGGIKESYLAYQEWVKRNGPEPKLPGLDYTPSQLFWISAAQTWCSKYRPETLKLRITTGVHSPGEFRVQGPFSNRPEFSKDFKCSVGNTMNPENKCSVW; encoded by the exons aaATCCAACTTGGTGGAGGAGGCGATCAGCTTTGGAACGTGGCCTAACGATAGCAACAGTAACTGTTACACTAGCAGCAATTGCTTTAGCAGTAATTGTAGGTGTCTTGTCGTCAAATACTGAAAACTGCAATGCCCCAAACA TTCCATCAAAAATGGAGATGCTACCAGCTTCAATAGAAGCTCTAAGAAGTAAAAACCCACCAACAGAAACTAATGGCGTAAATTCAAAATCAGATGCTAAGGACATATGCTTAACACCTGGATGCATTCACACAG CTTCGAAGATTCTGGACAACATTGATCCTGCTGTAGAACCCTGTGACGACTTTTATAAATTTGCCTGTGGCAAATTTTTAAAGTCCACGGTTATTCCTGATGATCAGACTACTGTTACCACCTTCAGCGTCATCAGCGATAGACTTCAGGAGCAGTTGAGGATTAGCATCGAAGAGGAAATTAAGCCGGATGAACCAAAACCATTCAAGCTTGCAAAGAACTTATACAAGTCATGCATGAACAAAA CTACCATTGATGCCAAGGGTTTGAGCCCAGCTTTAGACATTTTGAAGCAATTGGGAGGTTGGCCCGTCATCGAAGGTGAGAAGTGGCTAGAAGAAGACTTTGAATGGAAAGAATCAGTCTACAAATTCAGAAAAGTAGGATTCTCAGTCGATTACTTCTTTGACTTCAGTGTCGGGGTAGATTTAAAGAACAGTACAAGACGAGTACTTGAT ATTGACCAAGCATCTATTGGCTTGTCTCGTGAATATCTAGTGAAAGGTTTCAGTGACAAGATCGTCAGTGCCTACTATAGTTACATGGTCGATATTGCCGTTATTCTTGGTGCTGAACGAACAAGAGCCGAAACTGAATTAAAGGAATCACTCGAATTCGAAATGAAACTTGCCAAT atctcTCTTCCAAATGAAAAACGTCGCAACGGAACTGCTCTCTACAATCCGATGACTGTGAAAGAACTCACAGGGAATTATACGTCTATTCCTTGGAAGGAATACTTCAACAATATTCTCAAACCCAACGTAGAGGTTGGCGATGATGAATTGGTCATAGTGAACGTGCCTTCCTACTTTAAGGAATTCGAAACACTGATGAAGGAAACTCCCAAGAGGGTCCAGGCAAATTATGTCATGTGGAGAGCTGCTGGAGCCACAGTCAGTTATCTAACTGATGATATTCGTAGGAGACAATTGAAGTACTCCACTGAAGTCAGTGGCAAAGCTGAAAGGGAAGCCAGATGGAAGGAGTGCATTGATGTAACCTCTGGAAGTTTAGGATTGAGCGTTGGAGCTCTCTACGTCAGGAAATATTTCAATGAGGAATCGAAGAAAAGTGCAGTCGAGATGGTGACTGACATTCGCCGAGAGTTCAAGAAAATTCTGAAGCAG GTAGAATGGATGGACGAGAAAACGCGACAGAGTGCTTTGGAAAAAGCTGATTCCATGAGCACCCATATTGCTTATCCGGATGAACTTCTTGACGACAAAAAGCTTGAAGAATTCTACGAAAAGTTGCAAATTACCCAGGGTGATTATCTTCAAACCGTTTTGAACCTCACGCTTTTCGGAACTGAATATTCCTTCAGTAAGTTACGGAAACCAGTGAACAAATCCGACTGGGTTTCTCATGGCAGACCTGCTATTGTAAATGCCTTCTATTCTTCAATTGAGAACAGTATTC agTTTCCGGCTGGAATTCTACAAGGGGCCTTCTTCAACAATGACAGACCACGATACATGAATTACGGTGCGATTGGTTTTGTTATTGGACATGAAATTACTCACGGTTTTGATGACCAAGGTCGTCAGTTTGATAAGGAAGGAAATCTCGTCGAATGGTGGGAACCAGCAACTAaaataaaataccttgaaaagGCTAAGTGTATCATTGAACAGTATGGAAATTATACTGCTGAAGAAGTTGGATTGAAT ttgaatgGTGTTAACACGCAAGGAGAAAACATTGCAGACAACGGAGGAATAAAAGAATCGTATCTCGCTTATCAAGAGTGGGTAAAACGAAATGGTCCCGAGCCAAAGTTGCCTGGACTAGATTACACTCCATCGCAACTTTTCTGGATCAGTGCAGCTCAAACGTGGTGTAGCAAATACAGGCCAGAAACACTTAAACTTCGCATCACAACTGGAGTTCACAGTCCAGGAGAATTTAGGGTCCAAGGCCCATTTTCTAACAGGCCCGAATTTTCCAAAGACTTTAAGTGCTCCGTCGGGAACACAATGAATCCTGAGAACAAGTGTTCCGTATGGTAA